A single window of Nicotiana sylvestris chromosome 3, ASM39365v2, whole genome shotgun sequence DNA harbors:
- the LOC104230747 gene encoding chloride conductance regulatory protein ICln: protein MSGLRFFVERTGDGAGQPVLDADNGEELMHVQPGTAIVLGSRQPEASGTLYITTKQVVWLSDTDRRKGYAVDFLSVSLHAVSRDPEAYQDPCLYAQIDNGLEDDESEGSTDEGDESLDLSRITELRLVPSDLDQLDTLFQIFCECAELNPEPIEGEEEEHNWIFSADQLENQEAEEESEWTFSQNLTHSIGHSNGDHDLAHNVLQLQINDQRFEDAEEMDSDSKNGHR from the exons ATGTCAGGCTTGAGGTTCTTCGTTGAAAGAACCGGTGACGGCGCCGGGCAGCCGGTCCTCGACGCCGACAACGGCGAGGAACTCATGCACGTGCAGCCTGGAACCGCCATCGTCCTCGGCAGCCGCCAGCCTGAGGCCTCTGGCACTCTCTACATCACCACTAA GCAAGTGGTTTGGCTAAGCGATACAGATAGGAGAAAAGGTTATGCAGTTGATTTCTTGTCGGTTTCACTTCATGCTGTGTCTAGGGACCCCGAGGCGTATCAGGATCCTTGTTTATACGCTCAG ATTGACAATGGATTGGAGGATGATGAATCAGAAGGCTCCACTGATGAGGGTGATGAGTCATTAGATTTATCAAGGATAACTGAGTTGAGACTTGTGCCATCGGATCTTGATCAAT TGGATACTCTCTTCCAGATCTTTTGTGAATGTGCTGAGCTTAATCCTGAACCAATTGAAG GGGAGGAAGAAGAGCATAATTGGATCTTCAGTGCAGATCAGCTGGAAAATCAGGAAGCTG AGGAAGAATCTGAATGGACGTTTTCTCAGAATCTGACACATTCTATTGGTCATTCAAATGGAGATCACGACTTAGCTCATAATGTGCTTCAG CTTCAAATTAATgatcaaaggtttgaagatgcgGAGGAAATGGACAGCGACAGCAAAAATGGTCATCGCTAA
- the LOC104230748 gene encoding UDP-glucuronate 4-epimerase 3-like, translating into MDKHRSRWTYSFTKLIFWTTLFAGTILFVCFHSPPSDSPSIHPKMKWGSPQWEKRVKSSARSRSGHFTVLVTGAAGFVGSHVSAALKRRGDGVVGLDNFNSYYDPSLKRARQKLLERNGIFVIEGDINDRHLLEKLFDVVAFTHVMHLAAQAGVRYAMKNPGSYIHSNIAGLVSVFEACKSANPQPAIVWASSSSVYGLNSKVPFSEKDRTDQPASLYAATKKAGEEIAHTYNHIYGLSITGLRFFTVYGPWGRPDMAYFFFTKDILKGKSINVFEGSNNKSVARDFTYIDDIVKGCLGALDTAEKSTGSGGKKKGNAQLRVFNLGNTSPVPVTKLVSILEKLLKVKAKKNVLPLPRNGDVMFTHANISYAHKEFGYKPTTNLQMGLQKFVNWYLDYYSVSEKKKSFW; encoded by the coding sequence ATGGACAAACACCGTAGTAGATGGACTTATTCATTCACCAAGCTTATTTTCTGGACCACACTTTTTGCAGGTACCATTCTTTTCGTATGTTTCCACTCTCCTCCTTCTGATTCCCCATCTATCCACCCCAAGATGAAATGGGGCAGCCCACAATGGGAAAAACGTGTCAAATCCTCTGCCCGTTCTCGTTCCGGTCATTTTACCGTCCTTGTCACCGGTGCTGCCGGTTTCGTCGGGTCCCACGTTTCCGCCGCCCTCAAACGGCGTGGCGACGGCGTCGTCGGCCTGGACAATTTCAACAGCTATTACGATCCCTCATTGAAAAGAGCTCGTCAGAAATTGTTAGAACGTAATGGGATTTTTGTTATTGAAGGTGATATTAATGACAGGCATTTACTCGAGAAGCTTTTTGACGTTGTTGCTTTTACTCACGTAATGCACTTAGCTGCACAAGCTGGCGTTCGTTACGCTATGAAGAATCCTGGTTCTTATATCCATAGTAATATTGCAGGTCTCGTTAGCGTTTTCGAGGCCTGTAAATCAGCTAATCCACAGCCTGCAATTGTTTGGGCATCGTCCAGTTCTGTTTATGGACTTAACTCTAAAGTACCCTTTTCAGAAAAAGATCGAACGGATCAACCAGCGAGTCTTTACGCCGCGACAAAGAAAGCTGGTGAAGAGATTGCTCATACTTATAACCATATCTATGGTCTTTCAATTACAGGGTTGAGATTCTTCACTGTTTATGGACCTTGGGGTCGGCCTGATATGGCGTATTTCTTTTTCACAAAGGATATATTAAAGGGAAAGAGTATTAATGTGTTTGAAGGTTCTAATAATAAAAGTGTAGCAAGGGATTTTACTTACATTGATGATATAGTGAAAGGGTGTTTAGGGGCACTGGATACAGCTGAGAAGAGTACAGGAAGTGGTGGGAAGAAGAAGGGAAATGCGCAATTGAGAGTGTTCAATTTGGGGAATACTTCACCTGTGCCAGTTACTAAGCTGGTTAGTATATTGGAGAAGTTGCTTAAGGTAAAGGCTAAAAAGAATGTTTTGCCACTGCCAAGAAATGGGGATGTGATGTTTACTCATGCTAATATTAGCTATGCTCACAAGGAATTTGGATATAAGCCTACTACAAATTTGCAGATGGGGTTACAGAAGTTCGTTAATTGGTATCTTGATTACTATTCAGTTAGTGAGAAGAAAAAGAGTTTTTGGTGA